The Mycolicibacterium mageritense genome contains a region encoding:
- a CDS encoding TIGR03089 family protein: MRELTATVTASVLDPLLAADPAGPRITYYDDATGERIELSAVTLANWAAKTANLLRDELGAGPGTRVAVLLPAHWQTAAVLFGVWWIGAEVVVDGPADMALCTRDRLDEADDAVAGGEVAVLSLDPFGRPADDLPVGVTDYATSVRVHGDQIVPERQPGPALAGRSAADVLAAAQTAAAAQGFTGSDRVLSTAAWDSPDAIIDNMLAVFAAGASLVQVTNPDPAAMDRRRTMEKVTRG, encoded by the coding sequence GTGCGTGAATTGACCGCGACCGTCACCGCGTCGGTGCTGGATCCGTTGCTCGCAGCCGATCCGGCAGGCCCGCGGATCACCTACTACGACGACGCCACGGGCGAGCGCATCGAACTGTCGGCGGTGACGCTGGCCAACTGGGCGGCCAAGACCGCCAACCTCCTGCGCGACGAGCTGGGCGCAGGCCCCGGCACCCGGGTCGCGGTGCTGCTGCCCGCACACTGGCAGACCGCGGCCGTGCTGTTCGGGGTCTGGTGGATCGGTGCCGAGGTGGTGGTGGACGGCCCGGCCGACATGGCCCTGTGCACGCGCGACCGGCTCGACGAAGCTGACGACGCCGTGGCGGGTGGCGAGGTCGCGGTGCTGTCCCTCGACCCCTTCGGCAGGCCCGCCGACGACCTGCCGGTCGGGGTGACCGACTACGCGACGTCTGTCCGCGTGCACGGTGACCAGATCGTGCCCGAACGCCAGCCCGGCCCCGCGCTGGCCGGCCGATCGGCCGCCGACGTGCTGGCGGCCGCGCAAACCGCCGCTGCCGCACAGGGTTTCACCGGCTCCGATCGAGTGCTGTCGACCGCAGCCTGGGACAGCCCCGACGCGATTATCGACAACATGCTCGCGGTCTTCGCCGCCGGCGCGTCACTGGTACAGGTGACCAATCCCGACCCGGCCGCGATGGACCGGCGCCGCACCATGGAAAAAGTCACGCGCGGCTGA
- a CDS encoding LCP family protein: MPLRLLRAVAVTAASAVVLGTGVAWTQIRSFESGINHINSAALGEGGEDGAIDILLVGMDSRTDAHGNPLSAEELATLRAGDDVSTNTDTIILVRIPNNGKSATAISIPRDSYVEAPGWGKMKINGVFGDVKLDRMKQLVEVEGEDPATAEPKATEAAREELIQTVAGLTGVTVDHYAEIGLLGFALITDALGGVNVCLKDAVYEPLSGADFPAGWQKLNGPQALSFVRQRHDLPRGDLDRVTRQQTVMASLAHEVISSKTLSSPATLGRLQDAVQRSVVISDGWDIMDFIEQLQKLAAGNVAFATIPILREDGWSDDGMQSVVRVDPTAVHEWVTSLLEGQDEGKTEELAYSPDKTTVEVVNATDINGLAAAVSHVLTTKGFTPGNTGNHEGAPLSGSQVLAAKTDDLGAQQVSKDLGGLPVAQDGTVPPGSVRVVLADDYTGPGSGLDGSDPTVDGVDPAAAGIGSSDTGSSQTGEEAPPPPSPIITAGSDDPQCVN; the protein is encoded by the coding sequence GTGCCACTCCGCCTACTCCGCGCCGTTGCTGTGACCGCAGCGTCGGCTGTGGTCCTCGGAACCGGCGTGGCCTGGACGCAGATCCGGTCCTTCGAATCCGGCATCAACCACATCAACTCGGCGGCACTCGGCGAGGGCGGTGAGGACGGCGCCATCGACATCCTGCTGGTCGGTATGGACAGCCGCACCGACGCGCACGGCAACCCGTTGTCGGCCGAGGAGCTGGCGACGCTGCGGGCCGGCGACGACGTGTCGACCAACACCGACACCATCATCCTGGTGCGCATCCCGAACAACGGGAAGTCGGCCACCGCGATCTCGATCCCCCGCGATTCCTACGTCGAGGCCCCCGGCTGGGGAAAGATGAAGATCAACGGCGTCTTCGGCGACGTGAAGCTGGACCGGATGAAGCAGCTCGTCGAAGTCGAGGGCGAGGATCCCGCCACTGCCGAACCCAAGGCCACCGAGGCGGCCCGCGAAGAACTCATCCAGACCGTCGCGGGGCTCACCGGTGTCACCGTCGACCATTACGCCGAGATCGGCCTGCTGGGCTTCGCCCTGATCACCGACGCCCTCGGCGGGGTCAACGTGTGCCTCAAAGATGCCGTCTACGAGCCTCTTTCGGGTGCGGATTTCCCCGCGGGCTGGCAGAAGCTGAACGGCCCGCAGGCGCTGAGCTTCGTGCGGCAACGCCACGACCTGCCGCGCGGTGATCTCGACCGCGTGACACGCCAGCAGACCGTGATGGCGTCCCTGGCTCACGAGGTGATCTCGAGCAAGACCCTGTCGAGCCCGGCGACCCTGGGCAGGCTGCAGGACGCGGTGCAGCGCTCCGTGGTGATCTCCGACGGCTGGGACATCATGGATTTCATCGAGCAGCTGCAGAAGCTCGCTGCGGGCAACGTCGCATTCGCCACCATCCCGATCCTGCGGGAGGACGGCTGGAGCGACGACGGCATGCAGAGCGTGGTCCGGGTGGATCCCACCGCGGTGCACGAGTGGGTGACGAGCCTGCTGGAGGGCCAGGACGAGGGCAAGACCGAAGAGCTGGCCTATTCGCCGGACAAGACCACGGTCGAGGTGGTCAACGCCACCGACATCAACGGTCTGGCCGCCGCGGTCTCGCACGTGCTGACCACCAAGGGCTTCACGCCGGGCAACACCGGCAACCATGAGGGCGCACCGTTGTCGGGCAGTCAGGTGCTGGCAGCCAAGACCGACGACCTTGGCGCCCAGCAGGTTTCGAAGGATCTCGGTGGCCTGCCGGTGGCGCAGGACGGCACTGTGCCGCCCGGGTCCGTGCGGGTCGTGCTGGCCGACGACTACACCGGCCCGGGTTCTGGGCTCGACGGCAGCGATCCCACGGTGGACGGCGTCGATCCGGCCGCGGCGGGCATCGGTTCGTCCGACACCGGCTCGTCCCAAACCGGTGAGGAAGCCCCGCCGCCCCCGTCGCCGATCATCACGGCAGGTTCCGACGACCCACAGTGCGTGAATTGA